The following is a genomic window from Spirosoma foliorum.
TCAGAAATTGGGAATAGGTCTTCCCGGTGCGTGATTTAAAATACCGGCAAAATGAATTGGAAGACAGGCCCGCGACAGAGGCTACCTCATCCAATCGGATTTTCTGTTTGAACTCCCTAAAGGTGAAGTCATAAATAGCATTAATGCGCTCATTTTCAGCGTCGGCAAAATTACATTCGAAGCCCAGGGATGATAACAACGTAGCTTCTTTTACATGAGCAATGGCGACCAGACAATCCAGCAAGGCAATTAGCTGATAAGGACCGCTAGACTGATACACAGTGTTAATTTTCGACCCAATCAGCTCGCAGGCAGCTCCGGTCAGCAAAATACCTCGTTGCGCTTTATCCAGCACCTGCCTGATCGGTTTCATTTCGGGAAGCGCCAGAAAATGATCTCCCCAAAAGTCTTTGCTAAAGTGAATAACGGTAGCATAGGGTTGAGTAGGTT
Proteins encoded in this region:
- a CDS encoding AraC family transcriptional regulator; its protein translation is MKPQLLKVTTGPAHSFSVRQDQLPNINNRWHFHPEVELIQFHKGTGTQFVGDNIMRFGPGDVVLVGANLPHYWRYDEQEAADNQPTQPYATVIHFSKDFWGDHFLALPEMKPIRQVLDKAQRGILLTGAACELIGSKINTVYQSSGPYQLIALLDCLVAIAHVKEATLLSSLGFECNFADAENERINAIYDFTFREFKQKIRLDEVASVAGLSSNSFCRYFKSRTGKTYSQFLTEIRVGHACRQLIDNRMSIQQICYESGFQNATCFFEKFKVVTGQSPLSYQRSYRNRL